Proteins encoded by one window of Candidatus Methylomirabilota bacterium:
- a CDS encoding carbohydrate ABC transporter permease, which yields MRSGRRRDGLVLVALALYAAPFFWQALTSLRPDAELLPLTHLWPSRLTLVHYDAVLRQSMMPRALLNSFGIALLSTALAVGLGALAAYALARLPVPGRRVILLGMIAATAFPQIATVSPLYLLLRALGLRDTWLALVLADASFTLPLVIWLLAGFIREIPRALEEAGAVDGAGRLGVLRWVVLPLVAPGMASAGLLAFLFSWNEFLFAYSFTASEASRTVPVALALFPGVFEVPWGDIAAASLLASLPPIVIVVAFQRYLVRGLLAGALRE from the coding sequence GTGAGGTCGGGCCGCCGGCGCGACGGCCTCGTGCTGGTCGCCCTCGCCCTCTATGCCGCGCCCTTCTTCTGGCAGGCCTTGACCTCGCTGCGCCCGGACGCCGAGCTGCTGCCGCTGACGCACCTCTGGCCGAGTCGGCTCACCCTCGTCCATTACGACGCGGTGCTGCGCCAGAGCATGATGCCGCGCGCGCTGCTGAACAGCTTCGGCATCGCCCTGCTCAGCACCGCGCTCGCGGTGGGGCTCGGCGCGCTCGCCGCCTACGCGCTGGCCCGGCTGCCGGTGCCGGGCCGCCGCGTCATCCTGCTCGGCATGATCGCGGCCACCGCGTTTCCGCAGATCGCCACCGTGAGCCCGCTCTACCTGCTGCTGCGCGCCCTCGGTCTCCGCGATACGTGGCTCGCGCTGGTGCTGGCCGACGCGTCGTTCACCCTGCCGCTGGTGATCTGGCTGCTCGCCGGGTTCATCCGGGAGATTCCGCGGGCCCTCGAGGAGGCGGGCGCGGTGGACGGCGCCGGCCGGCTCGGCGTCCTGCGCTGGGTCGTGCTGCCCCTGGTCGCGCCGGGCATGGCCTCGGCGGGGCTACTGGCCTTCCTGTTCTCCTGGAACGAGTTCCTCTTCGCCTACAGCTTCACGGCCAGCGAGGCGAGCCGGACCGTGCCGGTGGCGCTGGCGCTCTTCCCGGGCGTGTTCGAGGTGCCCTGGGGCGACATCGCGGCTGCGTCACTGCTGGCCAGCCTGCCGCCGATCGTCATCGTGGTCGCCTTCCAGCGCTACCTGGTACGCGGCCTCCTCGCGGGCGCGCTCCGGGAGTAG
- a CDS encoding YbaK/EbsC family protein yields the protein MVEIDPQYADTAAFCAQYGYPMEQSANTIIVGSKKEPKRYCACVVRATKRVDVNHTVRKLLGVSRLSFADPEETRALTGMMLGGVTVFALPPDLPIYVDEGLMPLPWIILGGGSRSLKVKIAPEVFRALPNASVVPGLAPEP from the coding sequence ATGGTCGAGATCGACCCCCAGTACGCCGACACCGCGGCCTTCTGCGCGCAGTACGGCTATCCGATGGAGCAGTCGGCCAACACCATCATCGTCGGCTCCAAGAAGGAGCCGAAGCGCTACTGCGCCTGCGTGGTGCGGGCCACGAAGCGGGTGGACGTCAATCACACCGTGCGCAAGCTGCTGGGCGTCTCCCGCCTATCCTTCGCCGATCCGGAGGAGACGCGCGCCCTCACCGGCATGATGCTGGGCGGGGTGACCGTGTTCGCGCTGCCCCCGGACCTGCCGATCTACGTCGACGAGGGCCTGATGCCCCTGCCCTGGATCATCCTGGGCGGAGGCAGCCGGTCGCTCAAGGTGAAGATCGCGCCCGAGGTCTTTCGCGCGCTGCCCAACGCCTCGGTGGTCCCGGGGCTGGCTCCCGAGCCGTAG
- a CDS encoding acyl-CoA dehydrogenase family protein, with product METHETQAASESESRRVAEQSRQEAWEGRGFLRELFLGRLALDLIHPFPDAGKERPEFARFVDGLRTFLREEVDPVVIDRSGEYPPPVLDGLRRLGAFGMKISKEYGGLGFTVSEYCRAMELVGSYDGNIAAVLSAHQSIGVPQPLKLFGTDAQKARYLPRCAAGAISAFALTEPGVGSDPASLSTTAERQGDHYVLNGEKLWCTNGTIAELLVVMARDPQTRRISAFIVETGWEGVQVEYRCRFMGLRALANGIITFRNVRVPRENLIGREGQGLKIALVTLNTGRLTLPAVCAGVAKRCLEICRGWAAARVQWGAPIWKHEVIGQRIADMAATGFAMDSVARLAAAMADRGGYDIRLEAAAAKEWNTVRAWELADQTLQIRGGRGYETESSLAGRGEAPIGVERMMRDLRINLIFEGSSEIMHLFMAREAVDKHLEVAGALIDPRRAAAEKRAALPGVAAFYARWYPMLWLRGLAAPGRFGEFGALARHLRFVERSARRLARASFHGMLLYRARMERKQAFLFRSVDIVMELFAMAAAVTHAARLADGRYPEAERARELADLFCRNAERKVRRLFADLWRNDDALKNRLAASVMEGGHAWLERGILPLGFSPADFRPRPYTPPAAAPEPERVPAARG from the coding sequence ATGGAGACACACGAGACGCAGGCGGCGAGCGAGTCGGAGTCCCGACGGGTAGCCGAGCAGTCGCGTCAGGAGGCCTGGGAGGGCCGCGGCTTCCTGCGCGAGCTCTTCCTGGGCCGCCTGGCCCTCGATCTCATCCATCCGTTCCCGGACGCGGGCAAGGAGCGACCGGAGTTCGCGCGCTTCGTCGACGGCCTGCGCACGTTTCTCCGGGAGGAGGTCGATCCGGTCGTGATCGACCGGAGCGGCGAGTACCCGCCGCCGGTGCTGGACGGGCTGCGCCGCCTCGGCGCCTTCGGCATGAAGATTTCGAAGGAGTACGGCGGCCTCGGCTTCACCGTCTCCGAGTACTGTCGGGCCATGGAGCTGGTCGGCAGCTACGACGGCAACATCGCCGCGGTGCTCTCGGCGCACCAGTCGATCGGAGTGCCCCAGCCGCTGAAGCTCTTCGGCACCGACGCCCAGAAGGCGCGCTATCTGCCCCGCTGCGCGGCCGGGGCGATCTCGGCGTTCGCCTTGACCGAGCCCGGCGTGGGCTCCGACCCGGCGAGCCTCTCGACCACCGCGGAGCGCCAGGGCGATCACTACGTGCTCAACGGCGAGAAGCTCTGGTGCACCAACGGCACCATCGCCGAGCTGCTGGTGGTGATGGCGCGCGATCCCCAGACGCGCCGGATCAGCGCGTTCATCGTCGAGACCGGGTGGGAGGGCGTGCAGGTCGAGTACCGCTGCCGCTTCATGGGGCTCCGCGCCCTCGCCAACGGGATCATCACCTTCCGCAACGTGCGGGTGCCGCGCGAGAATCTCATCGGCCGCGAGGGGCAGGGGCTGAAGATCGCGCTGGTCACGCTCAACACCGGCCGGCTCACACTGCCCGCGGTGTGCGCGGGCGTGGCCAAGCGCTGCCTCGAGATCTGCCGTGGCTGGGCGGCCGCCCGCGTGCAGTGGGGGGCGCCGATCTGGAAGCACGAGGTGATCGGCCAGCGCATCGCCGACATGGCGGCCACCGGCTTCGCGATGGACTCGGTGGCGCGCCTCGCCGCCGCGATGGCCGACCGCGGCGGCTACGACATCCGGCTGGAGGCGGCCGCGGCCAAGGAGTGGAACACGGTGCGCGCCTGGGAGCTGGCCGACCAGACCCTGCAGATTCGCGGCGGGCGCGGCTACGAGACCGAGTCGTCGCTGGCCGGCCGCGGCGAGGCCCCGATCGGCGTCGAGCGCATGATGCGCGACCTGCGCATCAACCTGATCTTCGAGGGCTCGAGCGAGATCATGCATCTGTTCATGGCCCGCGAGGCGGTGGACAAGCACCTGGAGGTCGCGGGCGCCCTCATCGATCCCCGTCGCGCCGCGGCGGAGAAGCGCGCGGCGCTGCCCGGGGTGGCCGCCTTCTACGCCCGCTGGTACCCCATGCTCTGGCTGCGCGGCCTGGCCGCGCCCGGTCGCTTCGGCGAGTTCGGAGCGCTGGCGCGCCACCTGCGCTTCGTGGAGCGCAGCGCCCGGCGCCTCGCCCGGGCCAGCTTCCACGGCATGCTGCTCTACCGCGCCCGCATGGAGCGCAAGCAGGCGTTCCTCTTCCGCAGCGTGGACATCGTCATGGAGCTGTTCGCGATGGCCGCCGCGGTCACCCACGCGGCCCGGCTGGCCGACGGCCGGTATCCGGAGGCCGAGCGCGCGCGCGAGCTGGCCGATCTGTTCTGCCGGAACGCGGAGCGCAAGGTGCGGCGGCTCTTCGCCGATCTCTGGCGCAACGACGACGCGCTCAAGAACCGGCTGGCCGCGTCGGTCATGGAGGGCGGGCACGCCTGGCTCGAGCGCGGCATTCTCCCGCTCGGCTTCTCGCCGGCCGACTTCCGGCCCCGCCCGTACACCCCGCCCGCGGCGGCGCCCGAGCCCGAGCGCGTCCCCGCCGCGCGCGGCTGA
- a CDS encoding enoyl-CoA hydratase: MTTDLLENVKDGVAVLTLNRPERLNAMSRPMLDALLEALPRLADDASVGVIVLTGAGRGFCAGGDVKAMAEGTELGGQTMEEKAQALRSRMEASRWLHELPKPTIAMMRGPAAGAGLSLAMACDMRIASDTVRLGTAFARVGYSGDFGGSYYLTQLVGTAKARELYFTADLLDAQEALGLGLVNRVVPDARLEEETMALASRLARGPRVAYRYMKRNMNAAESASLKDMLDLEAWHHTRTGMTEDHREAARAFVEKREPQFKGR, from the coding sequence ATGACCACCGACCTGCTCGAGAACGTGAAGGATGGAGTGGCCGTGCTCACCCTGAACCGTCCCGAGCGCCTCAACGCGATGTCGCGTCCCATGCTCGACGCGCTGCTGGAAGCTCTGCCGCGGCTCGCGGACGACGCGTCGGTCGGCGTCATCGTCCTGACCGGCGCCGGGCGCGGCTTCTGCGCCGGCGGTGACGTCAAGGCAATGGCCGAGGGTACCGAGCTGGGTGGGCAGACCATGGAGGAGAAGGCCCAGGCGCTGCGGTCGCGCATGGAGGCCTCGCGCTGGCTCCACGAGCTGCCGAAGCCGACCATCGCGATGATGCGCGGGCCGGCGGCGGGCGCGGGCCTCTCGCTCGCGATGGCCTGCGACATGCGGATCGCCAGCGACACGGTGCGGCTCGGCACCGCCTTCGCGCGGGTCGGCTACTCTGGCGACTTCGGCGGCAGCTACTACCTCACGCAGCTCGTGGGCACCGCGAAGGCGCGCGAGCTGTACTTCACCGCGGACCTGCTGGATGCGCAGGAGGCCCTCGGCCTCGGGCTCGTCAATCGCGTCGTGCCCGACGCGCGGCTCGAGGAGGAGACCATGGCGCTGGCCTCCCGGCTGGCCCGCGGGCCGCGCGTGGCCTATCGCTACATGAAGCGGAACATGAACGCGGCGGAGAGCGCCTCGCTGAAGGACATGCTCGACCTCGAGGCCTGGCACCATACGCGCACCGGCATGACCGAGGACCACCGGGAAGCCGCCCGCGCCTTCGTGGAGAAGCGCGAGCCCCAGTTCAAGGGCCGCTGA